TGGATCAATTTCTGAAGCTGGCAGACTGCGTAAATACAGGCGGGATGGCCAAGGCCCTGCTGCAGGAAGAAGCTGTAGCTGTGAATAATGAGCCCGAGCAGCGCCGCGGCCGTAAGTTATACCCTGGGGATATTGTAGAAGTGCGGGATTGCGGCACTTTTCAAGTGGCCAGCAAGTAG
The window above is part of the Paenibacillus lutimineralis genome. Proteins encoded here:
- the yaaA gene encoding S4 domain-containing protein YaaA, with protein sequence MKKISISDEYIKLDQFLKLADCVNTGGMAKALLQEEAVAVNNEPEQRRGRKLYPGDIVEVRDCGTFQVASK